ATGCATCCCGGATGGTAAGAATAATAAGGCTAATGAGGGCCGTTACTGCTTTGAAAAGTTTTGTCCTTCGCAGGGAAATGGATTTTAAGATGTTCGTTTTCATGTGGTTTGCAGTTTATCTTCGTTCAACCATAGTGTTTTTAGTTCCTGTTCGTTAAGGGGAAAGGGGAGCTCTGCCACGCCCTCGCTCAGGAGGTAGTCGTTGACCAGCTGTTCCGCAGCAGAACCGGCCAGTTCCGGGTATTTTCCGACGATCAGCCGGAAAAGCAGCTCAAAATTTTCTTTGGGTTCCCCGGATTCGTTGACGACCCTGACCAATGTTTTTACTTCAGCGATCATCCCGGAATAAGCCTCAGGCAGTTCAATGTCCGATGTGGGAGTGCCGGAAGGTGATGATGACGATGGATCTTCGTCTGCGCCCTCAGCGGGCCCGAAAACCAGTTCGTCCTGGGGGACATAATCCACATCGTCTGTCCGGGTCGGGCCCACGATACTGTAATCCGGCAAAGGAAGGTCCCCGGCAGAAAGATTGGTATGGGGGCGGGTTCTGCCCCGGAGCCTGTTGAAAAGGTTGCGGAGCCCGGTCTTGTAGAAAGTCAGCCCGATGATGGCATAATAGATGGCGGCCGTCAGTAATACGCCGGTGCCATAGGTTGCCCATGAGATTTGGTGAAACATAAGCGGTAGTTTTGACCGCAGCCCCATTGCTGCGGCGGCGATACAAAACTCCCAAAGCGGACTCCCAAAATGCTCCGAGGTACTCCGACTCGGAGTAGGACTATTTTTTAAGCTGTTGGAAAAATGGGCTAAGATTAGGTAGCAGATATGGTCAGGAGGGGACTACGAAGGAGGGGGGGCTATGTCATTAGCCGGTATGGATCAGCGCTTTTTTGTAAATGGTGCGCCTGACCAATTCCTGATGTTCCTGCCTGGCAATTTTCTCAATTTTTAAGACTGGTTACTGCGGCGTGTCGGTAATGGGGTGGGTAAAAAATTATTTGAAATCTGTAAAAAAGTCTTTTCCATCAATATCAAGCGCATCAAAAATGAGCAGCATATAGTCTATCGGAAAATCAGTGGTACCCTCTTCTATGGCGCTGAGCACGGAGGTGGAGATACCGGTACGTTCTGCTAATTGTTCCAGGCTCATCACACGGTATGCCCGCTCGAGTACCAGTTTACGACCAAACTGTATACGGGCCTCCCGGGCTTTTGCTTTGTCATCCATAGGTAGGGGGATTAATTCGCGGCAAAGATATAGGGTTAATCTTTTTTTACAACCTGTAGTTGTATTTTGTGGGTTGGATGGGGTCCTTGTATTTGTATTGAAAGACAGCCTGTCTCATTTTATAATTAAACGTTTTTGGAATAATGCCGTTTAAATACACGAGGAGCGCTACGCATGAGCAGACGACCAGATGGAATACCCGAATTTACTTTGAGAAAACAACAGTTCACAGCCCGGTTGTCTATGCATGATGAAGCGTACCGGGCAGTTCTGCACAACTACCGGTGCGGCACGCTTGCGGATTGCTTTGATATCGTCATTGCCCACAACAGTTTCGGCCTGCCATGTTTCCGGTTGAAAATAAAACCCGGTTTTATTTTACCGGCAGAAGTACGGCCGCTTGCTTTGGTGCTCTTTAAAGAATGCCTTGGGACATTCGCGTTTTAGCGCCTTGCTAAGGACGCGGTTATGACCACCCTGTTATGATTGCCCGTCCGGTTGCCGTCGGTTATTTTTGATCACCGAGCCAGTCCTGTATTGCCTTCACCGTATCCTGGTAAAATACTTTGTAGGTCTCTTCCGTGACGTACCCGATATGTGAAGTCGCCAAAACATTAGGCAAACTGCGGAAAGGGTGATCGGAAGGCAAAGGTTCGGTGTCGAACACGTCCAGCGCCGCTCCCGCGATTGCCCCGGACTGTAATACGGCCAACAATGCTTTTTCATCTACCAATGGGCCCCGGCTGGTATTGACCAGGAATGCCGACGGTTTCATCAGCTTCAGCTCCGGTTCAGCAACAGTATGCCTCGAGCGCTCGCTTAAGACCAGGTGTAAGGTCACGATGTCGGCTTCTTTAAATAATCTTTCTTTGGACACCAGTTCGGCTCCTGCACGATGGGCCTTCTCCTCGGTGAGGTTCTCGCTCCAGGCGATCACTTTCATTTCAAATGCTTTGGCAAACCTGGCCATTTTAGCGCCGATCCTGCCCAGGCCGACGATCCCCAGTGTTTTTCCTTTCAGGTCGATGCCGACGGTGGTTTGCCATCCGCCTTCCCTGAAATTGCGGGATTCTGCCGGGATGTGCCTTAATAGGGCCATCAGCAATGCCCAGGTCAGTTCCGGTGCCCCGCTTTCTACATAGCCGGTATGGCTGACGCTGATGCCCAGTTCGGCCGCAGCTTTGGTGTCAATAGAGGCATTGCGTGTGCCCGTAGAAATGATCAGCCTGAGTTTCGGCAGCCGTTTCAACACGTGTTCCGGCAGGGGCGTCCTTTCACGCATGACACACAGGACCTCAAATGGTGCCAGCCTGTTAACGAGTTCGTCCGGGTCGCTGATATGATCACTGAAGACGGTGACTTCCGCATTTTCACGGACTGCCGACCAGTCGGCGGATTGGAAAGCAACTTGTTGATAATCATCTAAAACGGCGATCTGAGGTTTCATGATAGGGGAATTTTGTCGCAAACTTAATTTTTTTGATAAAATTTTCAAGATTAAATGAGTGGTGCCGGGTACTTCAGTGAGGTTTTTCCACACAACCGGATTGTTTTAAAATATTTTTGCGCAGCGTCTGCAAGATTAATATTTTACCCCGATGATGATCGAACCTATCTGCCTGGAGCACGAACATTGGCAAGTCCACCCTTTCGGGCCCCGGGAACTCAACCGGCACGACGCGCTGGCCCGGGAAATTTACCAGTTGCTTTCTGATCAGCAAACCCTACGTTTCCTGCCCGGGAAAAGGCTCAGATCTGTCGCGGATGCGGAAGACTGGTTGAAAATGTCCATCCTGAATTTTCATTGCGGTAAGAGCTATACTCATTTAATTACGGAAAAAAACAGCGGCCTGCTGACGGGCGTCATCGATATTATTCCGCCGGCCACGTCCAGGAAACATTATGTGCTGGAGCAATACCCTTATTTTATAGAGTTTTACCTCAGGAGGGAAGCCGCTGGTCAAAACCTGATGAGCTCCCTTTTGCCCCTGGCTTTAAAAGCATTGGCTCAGCAGGACATCGGGCAGTTAGCCGCTGTGATCAACCGCCGGAACCATGCCGCGCGGAAAGTATTGGAAAACAGTGGTTTTATTTACCGGGCTCCTTTCGACGCTCTGCAGGATCTGTACCTGGCTGAAACAGGTCACGACCTGGCGGACATCCGCAGGGCCGGCTGAACATGGAACGACCAGAGGTATTCCATGGCATAAGGTCTGCGGGAAAGTGCTCACTGTAAAAACGGAACCGTATATTAAGCTAAGCATCCGGTAAGGAATTTAACGTTTCGGGAAAAGGCTTTTGCCCCGTAGGTTACAGGGAGGGTACCAATAAGATTAACCATTCAGTTCAATGCATTTAGTCCCAACCCGGCGTCGCGGTAATACCGGTCACGGAGAACGGATGAACTGCCTAAATGGATCTCAAATTCATCGTTCGAAAAGGCATTGAGCAGCCGTTTAGCCGCTATCTGCTGGAATTCGGTGATGGTGGCGCTGCCCTGATCCGCCTGCGTCTCGTAATGGCGGGGGACCAGCATTTCAAATACCTTGAGATGACTTGTCGCCAGCGCCTGCCGCAAACCCAGGGTATGCGCATGCAGGGCGATATTGATCGCGTCTTCTGGGCATTTCCGTTCCGTCGCGGGCCGGTAAGCGACATTGGAAATGACGTTCACCAGCGCCGGGTCCTGATTGGCCATCAGAACGGGTTTACATAATTCCCAGAACCGGACGATGGCGTAGTAACAAGCCTGTAGATCGGAAAGATGCTGTAGGAACGTAATATCTGCTTCGCTGTTAATCATGTCCGGATCATTGGTGCGGGTTGCGTTGATCAGCATATTGAGATCCGGGTATTGGGTTTTGATGGTTTCCATAAGGGCTGTTACATCTTTTTCTACGGTAATGTCGCACAGGATACCGGTGGTGTTCTGTAAAGACCTGACCGCTTTTTCCAGCAGCAGCTGTTCATGGTCAAGGATGATCACCTTATTGTTTTCGGACAACAGTTCCGCGGCGGCCAGTCCGATCCCGGTACTTCCCCCGTTGATCAGGATAACGTAGTTGGATATATGCATATTTTCTAAATCAAGGTTTCTGATGAGCGCAAAGGACTCTGATGCGGATCACCGGGTATGCTACCTTGCAAAATTGATACCTTTCTGAACGACGCTGGTTAACAGTTGTTTAACAGGGCCGGTAAATTGCGGCCGCTACGATATTTCGGAAATCAGCGGGGCAGTGACGTCAAAAAGCGGCTTTTTACCCTCAAATTACTTTGTTAAGTATCTTTTGGTGTATATTTGTAACCAGTTGTCCGATAAGACTGCTTTTATTATCGGATGATTATTTGATTAGTTTATTAAAAGGATATTCATATGGAAAATCACAGATCATTTTGCCCGCTGAATCTTATTGTGGAGATCCTCGGCGACAGATGGAGCCTTCTTATTCTTCGTGATATGATGTTTGAGGGCAAACGCAATTTCAGACAGTTGCTGCAGATGGAAGAAAACATCGGCTCCAGCGTGCTGACCGATCGCGTGAACGGGCTGGAACAGGCGGGGCTCATGACCAGGGTTCAGGATCCTACTCATAAGCAGAAGATCACCTATAGCCTGACCGAAAAAGGTATTGACCTGATGCCTATGATCATCGAAGCGATGAAATGGAGCGTAAAATATGAGGCTGTCGACCGTGAAAAATACAAACCTGCTGTTGACCTGGTTCTGGCCGGTCCGGAGGCGCAGCGAAAACTGGCGCAGGAGCTGCTGCAGAAGCACGTTGGCAAGACGGTTGAAGAGCTGAATGAAGTATAAATAACGAAAGCGGGAACCTGATCAGGTTCCCGCTTTCGTTTTACCGGCCGGTTTTTAAATATTGATCGCGCCCTGGCCGGAGGCGATCAGGTAAGCATCCTTAAGGGCTTCCGAATAAGTAGGATGGGCGTAGCTGATGCGGTACATATCTTCTGCGGTCACTTCGTATTCCATGCCGACCACGGACTGCGCGATCACGTCCGCAGCTCTCGGGCCGAAAATATGCACGCCCAGCACTTCGCCGTAGCGCGGTGATACGAGTACCTTCACGAACCCGTCCGTATCGTTGGCTGCCCTGGCACGGCCGCTCGCGGAGTAAGGAAAACTGCCCGAACTATAAGGAACGCCACTGGCTTTCAGCTCTTCTTCTGTTGCGCCGACCGATGCGACCTCAGGCCAGGTATACACTACCGAAGGGATCAGGTTATAGTTGATATGAGGTTTTTGACCATTGATCACTTCCGCCACGAATACAGCTTCGTCTTCCGCTTTATGGGCCAGCATGGGACCTGCGATCACGTCGCCGATGGCATATATATTGTCGACATTGGTCCGCAGCTGGCTATCTACTTTTACCTTTCCGTTCTTCTCCGTTTCCACCCCGACAGCTTTGAGGTTCAGGCCATCGGTATAGGCGCGCCTGCCAACGGCCACCAGGCAGTAATCCGCGGTGATCTCCTGTTCTTTGCCGGAATGATCATCGAATTTGACGACGGCCTGTTCTCCCATGTTGTCTGCTGATTTAACCTTGCTGCCGAGCAGTGTTTTGATACCGAGCTTGCCCAGCGTTTTGAAAAGGGCTTTACCCAGTTCCCGGTCCATCGTCGGGATCAGGGTATCGGTATATTCGATAATGGTGACTTCGGTACCGATCCGTGCAAAGACCGAGGCCATTTCCACGCCGATAACGCCGCCGCCGATGATGACCATCGATTTGGGCTGACCGGGCAGGGAGAGCGCTTCCGTAGAAGAAATGATGCGTTTCTTATCAATGGTCACCCCGGGAATTGATGAGGGTTTTGAGCCCGTTGCGATCATAAAATATTTACCGGTGAGTATGATCTCAGTTCCTCCGTTGCTCACCCGGAGGCGGGTGTTATCGATAAAGCTGCCGAGCCCGGTGTGCACATCGATCTTGTTTTTTTTCATCAGGTAATTTAAGCCGGAGGTGTTTGATTTCACCACGCCGTCCTTACGTGCGATAAACTGACCGAAGTTCAGGCGTAAACCGTTGTCCAGCTCGATGCCATGAAGACCGAATTCTTCTTTGGCCTTGTGAAAGTGTTCCGTACTGTCCAGCAGCGCCTTCGCGGGGATACAGCCCACATTGGTACAGGTTCCGCCTAAGGTGCTGTATTTTTCAATGATAGCCACCTTGTAGCCAAGCTGAGCCGCGCGTATCGCCCCGGTGTAACCGCCCGGGCCTGATCCGATCACGATAATATCATATTGATTTTCCATAGCTTTTTTTATTGTTTATTCAAAAAATATACCGAACGGTATCCTGTGACAAAATTCCATGTTTGAAGATTGGGGGGATGAAATTGCTGTGTGGCTTAATGAGGTTTATGCATCGCACTTTCCGTCGCACAAGCCGTTTTAACCGGCTGCTTTTTCATCCGTGTTTTCGCTGGTTTGTTCAGGACCGCTAAGGTCAGGGTTGTATCTGATCCCCGGTGTCATCCAGTAAAGCAGCACCACCCTCGAGTAACGGAAGTTAAAAGGCGACAGCAGGATGGCTGCGGTTAAAATGACCGCCGTGTAAAGCCAGGGGTTTTCACTTCCTGTCAGGACGGAGATGGCTACGGCAAGCGTAACCATTTCAGCCACATTGAAGGCATAGCTCAGCAGCATGGAGACATAGAAATAGCCGGGTTCGACTTCGAAGGTCAGGTCGCAATGCGGACACGTCTTATTCATATGCTGTCCGTGAAAACCGTACATTTCATTGGCAAACATGCTGCCGCGGCGGCACCTGGGGCACCGGGCCTGAATGAACGCCGGCCACACCGGTAATTTTAACAATTTTTCATTCATAGTTTTAAGCATCGGGTGATGAATGTTAGCCATGCGGGCGTCATCACTTTGCTCCGCATCCTTCCAAATCAGTGCCGTAATATATCGTATTGTCCTACAGGTAATTATAGCTATGTTCCGGGAGGTTTGCCGCGATATTTCGTTAATATACGGCCGTGCAACGAGAATCGCCCGACATTCAGCCCGCAAGATGGCCGGCGATCAGTTGCCTGCGCAGCTGCTCATAGGCATCGTTATCGAGCGCAATTTCGACTGCCGGCTGGTACCGCCTGGTATCCACGGGTTCGTATCTTAAGCTCCATGCGATGGATTCAACAATGAACGGCAGCAGATCGACGCTTTTTTGAGTCAGACTGTACCTGGTTTTCTGTTTTGACGCGGGATCAGCCTGCTTCATGATGAGACCGTCTTTTTCCAGCGTCGCCAGCCTGCTGGCCAGTGTACTGGAAACTATTTTTTCTTCTGAAACGAGCAGCTCGCGGAAATACCGTTTACCCTCAAATATCATGTCTCTCAATATCAGCAGGCTCCACTTATCTCCAAGGGCCTCGACAGCGAGGTTAACCGGAGAAAATGACCTGTAATTTTCCATTTTTTTATTCCTTATTTCAATGATCAATAAAACTGATTTTTTATTTGAACTGCTTTTAATTTGCAATCAGTAAAGGTACTTTGTTTTGTCCTTAATGGGGTTAAAAATTGTTGTTTTTATTGATATTTTACAATCAGGAGATAGAGTCAACGTGTTCTTTTTGAGCTTTTTATCTGTTTTGTTGTTTTAGATTCAAAATGATCCGGCCTTCTGCTGTATTTTTCGTTGTGCCGGGCGTGGAAATCCGAAATAAAGTATCGGGGATGTTGGTGCCTTTTTGTAACTGATTATCAGGTAGTGCTTTGTGTTGTGGCCTGAAGCTTGGGTAATACGGGGTGGTTTCAGGAATCAATCGTTCAATTTTAAACCAGTATGATGAAAAACAATATTTTGGTCACCGGTGCCGCAGGCGACACGGGGACCCATGTGGTCAGCCAGTTATTAAAAGCGGGCGCTAACGTCCGGGCAATGGTCAGGCAGGAGGACCAGCGTTCCGATGCCTTGAAAAATTCCGGCGCGGAGATTGTCGTTGGCGACCTCAATGACTTTAATTCGGTGAGCGCTGCATTAAAAGGCATGAACACCGCTTATTTTGTGTATCCTCTTGCCCCGGGGCTTTTGGAAGCGACCGCTTATTTTGCCCAGGCGGCCAGGGAAGAACAGCTGAAGCTGGTCGTCAACGTTTCGCAACGGACTTCGCTTCGGGACGCGCCAAGCCATTCGGCGCAAAACCACTGGGTCGCGGAAAGAATGCTGGACAGGTCCGGTGTCCCGGTGACCCATTTGCAACCGACCCTTTTTATGGAATGGCTGGTCTATTTTGCGGAGGATATCAGGGACAACAGCCGTATCGTAACGCCTTTCGGTAAAGCGAAATACGCCTCCATCAGCAGTGAGGATATCGCAAGGGTGGCTGCTGCAATTTTACTGGACCCGGCATCGCATGCGGGTAAGATTTATCCTTTGTTCGGGCCGCAGGAGCTGACCCAGTATGAGGTGGCCAAAATCCTGTCAGACCAGGTCGGCAGAACGATCTCTTATATTGAAGTGGAACCTGAAGCTTTCGGGCAGATCGTCAGCGAAAGCGACTCGCCGTTTAACAGGCCTTTCAATATCCAGCATTTTATCGGTATCGCCTATATGTTCAGGTCCGGCCGGCTTGAGGGAATGAACAATAACGTGGAAGAGATCACCGGTACCAAACCCAGGTCTTTTGCTGAATTTATCTCGGAGCGACCCGGGTTATTCGGGTAACAGGCCCCGGGAATGGCTTAACGCCGGGCAGTTCCGCACTGCCCGGCGTTTGCTTTTTCTTTATTTTGTTCCTTCGAACACCAGCGTAAGTAAGGGAGAGCGCAGGGGCGCGTCGCCGAGTTCCCTGACAAGTTCTTCGGCCAGCGCTGCTTCGATCTGCGGAAGCAGCGCGGGGTCGCGTTGTTTGATGATCATGAAAACGGGTAATCCATGTATAAATCCTTTCGCCGCAAGCGCCGCGCTGCCGGTCTCGCCGGTTACCCGGACGCTGTCAACCTGGTTGTTCGTAAACCCGGTGTTTTTCATCAGGTCCAATACCTCAGCGTCATGCTGCATGGAGAACGGACCGGGGTTTTGCCTGATCGGGTCGATACCCAGGAATGATCTGATGGTTTCGGCACCTATCTTCCAGATACCGTTCTGATCCAGGTCACCCCAGACGCTGTAAACCAGTTTGCCTCCCTTTTTCAGCACCCGGTATATTTCCTGCAAAGCCTTCTCCTGGCCGGGGACCAGCATGATCCCAAACTGGCAGACGACCAGGTCGAATGACTCATCTGGAAAGGGAATATTCAGCATGTCGGCCGTTTGCAAGCTGAGGTTGGGGCCGCTTACTTTGGATCTGGCAATTTCCAGCATATCCGGGTTGAGATCGCTCGCGGTGATCTGAGCAGAGGCCGGCAATTGTTCCAGTAAATGCCGCGTCAGCCTGCCGGTTCCGCTGGCTAATTCCAGTACCTGCTGAACTTTTTCGCCGCTTACCCTTCCGGCCAGGTCTTTTGCAAAATCTTCAAACAGGAACGGTCCGAGGTAGTCCTCGTAGTTTTGGGGAACCGATCCTTTGAATGTGGTGACGTCGTCTTTCATGAGCTTAATATTTAAATAATTTAATTGATATGTTGATATGCCGGTGTAGCCGGATCCCGATTATCCGTCAAAACGCCTGTGCCGGAGATCAGGCCAATGTGCTCCGTGATGATCAGCAGGTATTCTTTTTCAGTAAGTGGGTTCCTGGTAATGCGTAGTGTCACCAGGCCATGGATAAAGGCCCAGGCGGCGTACGCGTTCCGGATGATGCTATCCTCGTCTATATACCGGTCCGCCGGCTGGTTTCCGGTAAAAGTGCTGACCAATCTCAGGACCGGGTTGATTTCTTCAGGATAAGATTCAACAGAGTTGGTATCAAGCGCAACACCCAGCATAAGCTGGTATAATGGCTGGTTCTCTTTGGCAAAATCCCAGTAGGCCAGCCACATGGCAAGATATTGCCGCTCCGGGGGTAAAGCGGGATTCGGTACGGAACGCATGCTGAACAGCAACCTGCGAAAACCTGTTTTCGTTAATTCGGCCCGCAGCGCTTCTTTGTTCAAAAAATACTGGTAGATCAGCGGAGCCGCTGCATCGATGACCTGTGCGATCCTGCGCATACTCACCGCTTCCCAGCCTTCCCGGAGGCAGATGTTCAGGGTCGCTTCGAAGATCTTTCTCCGCATCCCGTCCTGCTTAACCTGGCTGTCCGGGCTTCTTTTCTTCGTCGATATCGGGGCTGTTGCTTTCATAACACTTGATCAAGCGCTGAAATCAAGCATCGCGGCTTCGGCAACAGGCAGTGCACAGCCTGTTTTTTCGGATCTGCCCGACTGCTTTACAGTCTGGTATCGTTCTACCTGCGTCTGCCAGTCTTCTGCTTCAATGCTGATGTGTTTTTCCGCTCCGGCTGCATACAGCGCGATGTTTTCCTTCTCTGTACTTTCAGCAACATATTCGTTTTTTTCGCTGTTCATATTTGTCCTTTTTCAGATGAAACGCTGTTTCTAATAATTAACCAAAGTTAAATAAAAAGTAGTTTTAAAAAAAGAGTAGTTTTATTTTTGAATTGCTTTTGTGACATTTCAACGATAATTCGCTTCAGTGCCGGTAACAGATGAATTAAAATGCCCTGTCTGTTGCGACAAGGCATTTCACAGATCCGGAAAGAGGCCCGGGGACTTCCGGTATCGACTACGAATTAATGAAAGTTAACAGGTCGGCATTGATCGTCGCTGCCTCCGTGGTCGGCATACCGTGCGGAAAACCGGGATATGTGATCAGCGTGCCGTTTTTCAGTAGTTTGATGACTTTTTCAGCTGAAATAGGGAAGGGGACGATCTGGTCATCCTCACCATGCATCACCAGTACCGGCAGGTCGACGCTTTTCAGGTCTTCGGTAAAATCGGTTTCAGAGAATGCACTGATGCAATCGTACTGGGCTTTGATACCGCCCATCATGGCCTGGCGCCACCAGTTATCCCTGACCCCCTGGGAGATCTTTGCGCCCTCGCGGTTATAGCCAAAGAAGGGGAATGTGAAATCCTGGAAATATTGCTGGCGGTGGGTCGCGGTATTCAGCCGGATGTCGTCGAATATCGCCATAGGGGCACCAACAGGGTTAGTTTCACTGGCTACCATCA
The sequence above is a segment of the Mucilaginibacter celer genome. Coding sequences within it:
- a CDS encoding winged helix-turn-helix transcriptional regulator translates to MENHRSFCPLNLIVEILGDRWSLLILRDMMFEGKRNFRQLLQMEENIGSSVLTDRVNGLEQAGLMTRVQDPTHKQKITYSLTEKGIDLMPMIIEAMKWSVKYEAVDREKYKPAVDLVLAGPEAQRKLAQELLQKHVGKTVEELNEV
- a CDS encoding DUF983 domain-containing protein, translated to MNEKLLKLPVWPAFIQARCPRCRRGSMFANEMYGFHGQHMNKTCPHCDLTFEVEPGYFYVSMLLSYAFNVAEMVTLAVAISVLTGSENPWLYTAVILTAAILLSPFNFRYSRVVLLYWMTPGIRYNPDLSGPEQTSENTDEKAAG
- a CDS encoding helix-turn-helix domain-containing protein, giving the protein MDDKAKAREARIQFGRKLVLERAYRVMSLEQLAERTGISTSVLSAIEEGTTDFPIDYMLLIFDALDIDGKDFFTDFK
- the lpdA gene encoding dihydrolipoyl dehydrogenase; its protein translation is MENQYDIIVIGSGPGGYTGAIRAAQLGYKVAIIEKYSTLGGTCTNVGCIPAKALLDSTEHFHKAKEEFGLHGIELDNGLRLNFGQFIARKDGVVKSNTSGLNYLMKKNKIDVHTGLGSFIDNTRLRVSNGGTEIILTGKYFMIATGSKPSSIPGVTIDKKRIISSTEALSLPGQPKSMVIIGGGVIGVEMASVFARIGTEVTIIEYTDTLIPTMDRELGKALFKTLGKLGIKTLLGSKVKSADNMGEQAVVKFDDHSGKEQEITADYCLVAVGRRAYTDGLNLKAVGVETEKNGKVKVDSQLRTNVDNIYAIGDVIAGPMLAHKAEDEAVFVAEVINGQKPHINYNLIPSVVYTWPEVASVGATEEELKASGVPYSSGSFPYSASGRARAANDTDGFVKVLVSPRYGEVLGVHIFGPRAADVIAQSVVGMEYEVTAEDMYRISYAHPTYSEALKDAYLIASGQGAINI
- a CDS encoding TetR/AcrR family transcriptional regulator, whose product is MKATAPISTKKRSPDSQVKQDGMRRKIFEATLNICLREGWEAVSMRRIAQVIDAAAPLIYQYFLNKEALRAELTKTGFRRLLFSMRSVPNPALPPERQYLAMWLAYWDFAKENQPLYQLMLGVALDTNSVESYPEEINPVLRLVSTFTGNQPADRYIDEDSIIRNAYAAWAFIHGLVTLRITRNPLTEKEYLLIITEHIGLISGTGVLTDNRDPATPAYQHIN
- a CDS encoding alpha/beta fold hydrolase, whose translation is MKITVKDGTEIYYKDWGTGQPLFFHHGWPLSSDDWDTQLMFFVEKGFRVIAHDRRGHGRSTQTWEGNDMDTYAADVAELTSFLDLKNAIHIGHSTGGGEAIRYAAKYGKDRVAKIVLISSVTPLMVASETNPVGAPMAIFDDIRLNTATHRQQYFQDFTFPFFGYNREGAKISQGVRDNWWRQAMMGGIKAQYDCISAFSETDFTEDLKSVDLPVLVMHGEDDQIVPFPISAEKVIKLLKNGTLITYPGFPHGMPTTEAATINADLLTFINS
- a CDS encoding class I SAM-dependent methyltransferase; the encoded protein is MKDDVTTFKGSVPQNYEDYLGPFLFEDFAKDLAGRVSGEKVQQVLELASGTGRLTRHLLEQLPASAQITASDLNPDMLEIARSKVSGPNLSLQTADMLNIPFPDESFDLVVCQFGIMLVPGQEKALQEIYRVLKKGGKLVYSVWGDLDQNGIWKIGAETIRSFLGIDPIRQNPGPFSMQHDAEVLDLMKNTGFTNNQVDSVRVTGETGSAALAAKGFIHGLPVFMIIKQRDPALLPQIEAALAEELVRELGDAPLRSPLLTLVFEGTK
- a CDS encoding NmrA family NAD(P)-binding protein gives rise to the protein MMKNNILVTGAAGDTGTHVVSQLLKAGANVRAMVRQEDQRSDALKNSGAEIVVGDLNDFNSVSAALKGMNTAYFVYPLAPGLLEATAYFAQAAREEQLKLVVNVSQRTSLRDAPSHSAQNHWVAERMLDRSGVPVTHLQPTLFMEWLVYFAEDIRDNSRIVTPFGKAKYASISSEDIARVAAAILLDPASHAGKIYPLFGPQELTQYEVAKILSDQVGRTISYIEVEPEAFGQIVSESDSPFNRPFNIQHFIGIAYMFRSGRLEGMNNNVEEITGTKPRSFAEFISERPGLFG
- a CDS encoding D-2-hydroxyacid dehydrogenase family protein produces the protein MKPQIAVLDDYQQVAFQSADWSAVRENAEVTVFSDHISDPDELVNRLAPFEVLCVMRERTPLPEHVLKRLPKLRLIISTGTRNASIDTKAAAELGISVSHTGYVESGAPELTWALLMALLRHIPAESRNFREGGWQTTVGIDLKGKTLGIVGLGRIGAKMARFAKAFEMKVIAWSENLTEEKAHRAGAELVSKERLFKEADIVTLHLVLSERSRHTVAEPELKLMKPSAFLVNTSRGPLVDEKALLAVLQSGAIAGAALDVFDTEPLPSDHPFRSLPNVLATSHIGYVTEETYKVFYQDTVKAIQDWLGDQK
- a CDS encoding GNAT family N-acetyltransferase; its protein translation is MMIEPICLEHEHWQVHPFGPRELNRHDALAREIYQLLSDQQTLRFLPGKRLRSVADAEDWLKMSILNFHCGKSYTHLITEKNSGLLTGVIDIIPPATSRKHYVLEQYPYFIEFYLRREAAGQNLMSSLLPLALKALAQQDIGQLAAVINRRNHAARKVLENSGFIYRAPFDALQDLYLAETGHDLADIRRAG
- a CDS encoding SDR family NAD(P)-dependent oxidoreductase, producing the protein MHISNYVILINGGSTGIGLAAAELLSENNKVIILDHEQLLLEKAVRSLQNTTGILCDITVEKDVTALMETIKTQYPDLNMLINATRTNDPDMINSEADITFLQHLSDLQACYYAIVRFWELCKPVLMANQDPALVNVISNVAYRPATERKCPEDAINIALHAHTLGLRQALATSHLKVFEMLVPRHYETQADQGSATITEFQQIAAKRLLNAFSNDEFEIHLGSSSVLRDRYYRDAGLGLNALN
- a CDS encoding winged helix-turn-helix transcriptional regulator, which translates into the protein MENYRSFSPVNLAVEALGDKWSLLILRDMIFEGKRYFRELLVSEEKIVSSTLASRLATLEKDGLIMKQADPASKQKTRYSLTQKSVDLLPFIVESIAWSLRYEPVDTRRYQPAVEIALDNDAYEQLRRQLIAGHLAG